DNA sequence from the Deltaproteobacteria bacterium genome:
ATTGGCCTTATTATCTGAGGATTCTGCATCCACTCCACAAGCCATTCTTTTTTAAACTTACTGCCCGCGAACCACAAGTCCGGCCCCTTTTTCTTTAACTTATCTTCAAAGGTCTTTTCTGTGGCAGGACCTGCTGTCTGATGACAGTCCCCGCACTTTTTCCCTGCAAAAATCTTTTTCCCATCATCAGCACCTGCGTCTGCCATATCTGCATAAATACCTATGATGGAGATGGTGAGGAGTGATACACATGCCTTACGAACAAATCTCAAGATATCCATTTTTGTAAATTCTCTCCTTTCTTAAAAAGAATTTTTATTTGAAAAAGATATACCTGACGGATATAACTTTGTCAAGGGTTTTGTTGACAACAGAAAATAAATCCCCTTTTCTGCCCGTCCCCTTTTCTACCCTATCTACCTCTTATCTCATTGTTGACTGTTTTTACCCTAATACCACCTTTATCTTATTAACAACCTCCGTCTTATCTACCAGAAATGAACCTGTCTCTTTTCTGAGTTTTATTTCAACCATATTATTTTCAAGGTTCTTGCTGCCTATTGTAATCCTTACAGGTATGCCTATTAAGTCAGCGTCTTTGAATTTTACCCCTGCCCTTTCATCCCTGTCATCCATTAAGACTTCAAAATCTGCTTCTTGCAAATCGTTATAAATATCTTCTGCAACATCCATAATCACCTTATCTTTCACATTCACAGGTATTATATAAGCATGGAATGGCACTATTGGCACAGGCCAGATTATGCCGTCTTTGTCGTGATTCTGTTCAATTGCGGCAGCAGCAGTCCTTCCTATGCCAATGCCATAACACCCCATTATAAACGGCTTTTCTTTGCCGTTTTCATCAAGGAATGTTGCGTTCATTGCCTCGCTGTATTTTGTGCCGAGTTTAAATATATGTCCGACCTCAATGCCCCGCATTATTTCAAGCGTCCCATCGCATCTTGGACAATTGTCCCCTGAAACTACATTTCGTAAGTCAGCAAATATATCTACCTTAAAGTCCCTGTCCAGATTTACATTTATAAGATGTGCATCCTTTTCATTGGCGCCTGTTACAGCATTTACAATCCCTTGAATGCTGTAATCAGCGATGAGCCTGCATTTAAGCCCTATTGGTCCTGCAAAACCTGATGGCGCATTTGTTACATCCCTTACAGTTTTATCATCAGCAAGTTTAACCCAATCAGCATTAACAACCCTTTTCAGTTTCGCCTCATTGATTTCATAATCACCCCTTAACATGACAGCAAAACCCCCTTGACTACTGTCATAAATCAATGTCTTTATAATCGCCTGCGGAGATACATTAAGAAACCTGCTCACCTCTTCCACTGACTTCATATTTGGTGTGGCTACTTTTTCTAAAGGTTTTTTACTCTCCTGACTCCTGACTCCTGACTCCTGACCCTTCGCTTCCGCCTTCTCCACATTCGCTGCATATCTGCACTTATTGCAACTTGCAATTGCATCCTCGCCTGTATCTGCCAACACCATAAACTCATGTGAAAAACTGCCGCCTATCTGTCCTGTGTCTGCCTCTACTGCCTTAAACTTAAGCCCGCACCTTTCAAATATCCTTGAATATGTTTCATGCATATTTTTATATTCTCTTTCAGCATCCTCATCTGTTGCGTGAAATGAATATGCATCCTTCATAATAAATTCCCTTCCTCGCATAAGTCCGAATCTTGGCCTTATCTCATCCCTGAACTTTGTCTGTATCTGATAGAGGTTTAAAGGCATCTGCCTGTAAGAACGGACATCCCGCCGCACTATATCTGTTATAACCTCTTCGTGTGTTGGACCAAGACAAAATGCCCTGTCGTGCCTGTCCTTAAACCTCAAAAGTTCTCTGCCATATACATCCCACCTCTTGCTCTCCTGCCATAGTTCAGACGGCACAACCATCGGCATCAGAACCTCTAAAGCCCCTGCCCTGTTCATCTCCTCCCGCACAATATCTTCCACCTTTTTTATAACCCTTATACCAAGTGGCAGAAAATTATAAATCCCAGATGCAACCTTCCTTATCATGCCCGCCCTTAACATCAATTGGTGGCTTATGACCTCTGCGTCCTTAGGCGCCTCTTTTATTGTCGGTATAAGCATCTTTGTAAATCGCATAGATTCTCCTGATTATATTAAATGCTTATGCCCCTCTTTTTTTTAAATATCTTTTTTGCCTTGAATGACATGCCACTTATTGTGGGATGGATGTCTTTGTCTGTTTCTCAAGACAGGCATAGGCGTTATGGTTATGTATTGATTCCCAGTTTTCAGCCTCAACAGTAAAATATGTAACCTCGTTAAGTTCATTTAATTTTGCCGCTACATCTCTTACCACATCCTCTACAAATTTAGGATTATTATACGCATGCTCCGTAACATATTTCTCATCATACCTCTTGAGTATTGAATAAACAGGGCTGGATGCTGATTTTTCAACAATATCTATTATATCCTCTATCCACACAAAATTCTTAAACCTGACCCTTACCTTTACCATACCCCTCTGATTGTGCGCCCCCCTTTTGCTGATCTCTTTTGAACATGGACAGAGGGTTGTTACAGGCACAATTACCTCAAGGATGAAATCCTTTTTTTCACCCAATGACCCTGAAAACCTGCACCTATATTCCATAATTCCCTTTGCCCGTGAAACAGGCGCCTTCTTTTCTATAAAATATGGGAACTCTACCTCAAGATGGGCTGTTCTGGCATCAAATCTCTTTTTCATATTCTTAAGTATTACAGGGAAATTCTTTACCGTTATTT
Encoded proteins:
- a CDS encoding GTP cyclohydrolase I FolE2, whose protein sequence is MKIKLKDIQNQPDYRNIDIDKVGVKEIHYPIVVLDKKNKFQHTIASVNMYVDLPHHFKGTHMSRFIEILNEYHGEITVKNFPVILKNMKKRFDARTAHLEVEFPYFIEKKAPVSRAKGIMEYRCRFSGSLGEKKDFILEVIVPVTTLCPCSKEISKRGAHNQRGMVKVRVRFKNFVWIEDIIDIVEKSASSPVYSILKRYDEKYVTEHAYNNPKFVEDVVRDVAAKLNELNEVTYFTVEAENWESIHNHNAYACLEKQTKTSIPQ
- a CDS encoding c-type cytochrome, with protein sequence MADAGADDGKKIFAGKKCGDCHQTAGPATEKTFEDKLKKKGPDLWFAGSKFKKEWLVEWMQNPQIIRP
- a CDS encoding proline--tRNA ligase codes for the protein MRFTKMLIPTIKEAPKDAEVISHQLMLRAGMIRKVASGIYNFLPLGIRVIKKVEDIVREEMNRAGALEVLMPMVVPSELWQESKRWDVYGRELLRFKDRHDRAFCLGPTHEEVITDIVRRDVRSYRQMPLNLYQIQTKFRDEIRPRFGLMRGREFIMKDAYSFHATDEDAEREYKNMHETYSRIFERCGLKFKAVEADTGQIGGSFSHEFMVLADTGEDAIASCNKCRYAANVEKAEAKGQESGVRSQESKKPLEKVATPNMKSVEEVSRFLNVSPQAIIKTLIYDSSQGGFAVMLRGDYEINEAKLKRVVNADWVKLADDKTVRDVTNAPSGFAGPIGLKCRLIADYSIQGIVNAVTGANEKDAHLINVNLDRDFKVDIFADLRNVVSGDNCPRCDGTLEIMRGIEVGHIFKLGTKYSEAMNATFLDENGKEKPFIMGCYGIGIGRTAAAAIEQNHDKDGIIWPVPIVPFHAYIIPVNVKDKVIMDVAEDIYNDLQEADFEVLMDDRDERAGVKFKDADLIGIPVRITIGSKNLENNMVEIKLRKETGSFLVDKTEVVNKIKVVLG